From a region of the Paenibacillus sp. FSL R10-2734 genome:
- the floA gene encoding flotillin-like protein FloA (flotillin-like protein involved in membrane lipid rafts): MEASLITFLLIAVVVIIVLSVFLSFFPVMLWISAWASGVRISIITLVAMRLRRVTPSRIVNPMIKATKAGLGLNINQLESHYLAGGNVDRVVNALIAAQRADIPLEFTRAAAIDLAGRDVLLAVQMSVNPRVIETPVVAAVAKNGIEVKVKARVTVRANIDRLVGGAGEETIIARVGEGIVTTVGSSDSHKDVLENPDSISRMVLSKGLDSGTAFEILSIDIADIDVGKNIGAYLQTEQAEADKRIAQAKAEERRAMAVAHEQEMKARVVEMKALVVEAESQVPLAMAEALRAGKIGVMDYMNIKNIEADTQMRGSLGKMNDQDDNTRPNNNK; the protein is encoded by the coding sequence ATGGAAGCATCTTTAATTACTTTTTTGTTGATTGCGGTAGTCGTAATCATCGTGTTGAGTGTCTTTTTAAGCTTCTTCCCGGTCATGCTCTGGATCTCTGCTTGGGCATCGGGCGTTAGAATCAGTATCATTACGCTGGTGGCCATGAGATTGCGTCGTGTTACACCGAGTCGAATTGTTAATCCTATGATTAAAGCGACTAAGGCTGGTCTTGGACTTAACATTAATCAACTGGAAAGTCACTATCTCGCAGGGGGTAACGTTGACCGGGTAGTTAATGCTCTGATAGCAGCTCAGCGTGCAGACATTCCTTTGGAGTTTACTCGCGCAGCAGCAATTGACCTCGCAGGACGTGACGTGCTTCTGGCCGTACAGATGAGTGTAAATCCACGTGTGATCGAAACACCAGTTGTGGCTGCTGTAGCTAAAAACGGTATTGAAGTTAAAGTAAAAGCACGGGTTACTGTTCGTGCTAATATTGACCGTCTCGTAGGTGGTGCGGGTGAAGAAACGATTATTGCTCGTGTCGGTGAAGGGATTGTAACTACGGTAGGTTCGAGTGATTCGCATAAGGATGTTTTGGAGAATCCGGATTCAATCTCACGTATGGTCTTGTCTAAAGGTCTGGATTCCGGTACTGCCTTTGAGATTCTTTCTATTGATATTGCGGATATTGATGTTGGTAAGAATATCGGTGCTTATCTACAAACAGAACAAGCTGAGGCTGATAAACGAATTGCCCAGGCTAAGGCTGAAGAACGTAGAGCAATGGCTGTAGCTCATGAACAGGAAATGAAAGCGCGCGTTGTCGAAATGAAGGCGCTTGTTGTCGAAGCGGAATCACAGGTTCCACTGGCTATGGCTGAAGCATTACGGGCTGGGAAAATTGGTGTTATGGATTATATGAATATCAAGAACATTGAGGCGGATACCCAAATGCGGGGTTCTCTCGGTAAAATGAATGATCAAGATGACAATACCCGTCCTAACAATAATAAATAA
- the yqfC gene encoding sporulation protein YqfC — MTRIGRRLRGWTNGVLDLPQDLLQEMPRITLIGNKELYIENHRGLLHFSSGQLKLALAKGSLEITGENLVIRNILGQELAVEGTISDISYKESEGKS, encoded by the coding sequence ATGACCCGTATTGGCCGCAGGCTGCGGGGATGGACAAACGGGGTGTTGGATCTTCCACAGGACTTACTACAAGAAATGCCCCGGATCACCCTGATCGGCAATAAGGAACTGTATATCGAGAATCATCGCGGCTTGCTGCATTTTTCCTCAGGCCAGCTTAAGCTCGCGTTAGCTAAAGGATCGCTTGAAATCACAGGTGAGAATCTTGTCATCCGTAATATTCTTGGTCAGGAACTGGCGGTAGAAGGCACTATTAGTGATATTAGCTATAAAGAAAGCGAGGGGAAATCATGA
- a CDS encoding NfeD family protein: MKKLRKIMLASIPVVLLLLLLTPFIPNVSADVTAPKAQGATNGELKKGPVFIIPVDQKIERGLQSFLERGFAEAANYGAVLIMLEVDTPGGLVNSAEQIGTMVRDSDIPTAAYIKGDAASAGSYIALNAGAIIMKPGSMIGSASLVDGSGRKVDDAKMVSYWKSKMIGAAALNERDPDIAAGMVDSNLVVDKPDLGVSKAQGEIIALSSDEALNAGYADQITATPEEAITWLGYTTDDIFRVEHTGAEKMSQFLTSPIIMTILLFIGITGVVIELLVPGFGAPGIIGTLAFVLYFFGNSVAGFAGSETWLLFIIGLVMLVLELFVPSFGILGLLGSVSLVAGVVRAAYSFTHALFSLGIAFAAATVVIVIVAVAFKERGIWNRFILRDTLTKDQGFVPVEEKISLVGAIGNSITPLRPSGTVMIGGERVDVVTEGSFISVNAPVTVIKVEGGRIVVKEVKE; encoded by the coding sequence TTGAAAAAATTACGGAAAATAATGTTGGCCAGCATTCCCGTTGTTTTGCTGCTCTTGCTCTTAACGCCGTTTATACCGAATGTAAGCGCTGATGTTACAGCACCAAAAGCACAAGGAGCTACAAATGGTGAGTTGAAGAAAGGCCCTGTGTTTATTATTCCGGTTGATCAGAAAATTGAAAGAGGTCTGCAAAGCTTTTTGGAAAGAGGATTTGCAGAAGCTGCTAATTATGGAGCAGTTCTAATTATGCTCGAGGTGGATACACCAGGCGGACTGGTGAATTCGGCGGAACAGATTGGGACTATGGTAAGAGATAGTGACATACCTACAGCTGCATATATTAAAGGTGATGCCGCCTCTGCAGGCAGTTACATAGCACTTAACGCAGGTGCAATCATCATGAAGCCGGGCAGCATGATCGGTTCCGCATCCCTCGTAGATGGGAGCGGACGAAAAGTAGATGACGCGAAGATGGTGTCCTACTGGAAATCAAAAATGATTGGAGCCGCTGCTTTGAATGAGCGAGATCCAGATATTGCTGCGGGAATGGTCGATAGTAATTTGGTAGTGGATAAGCCAGATCTAGGTGTATCTAAAGCGCAGGGTGAAATTATTGCCTTGTCTAGTGACGAAGCATTAAATGCTGGCTACGCTGATCAAATTACAGCTACTCCTGAGGAAGCTATCACTTGGCTAGGGTATACTACTGATGACATATTTCGTGTGGAGCATACAGGAGCCGAGAAAATGTCGCAATTTCTGACGAGTCCGATTATTATGACGATTCTCTTGTTCATTGGGATCACCGGTGTCGTGATTGAGTTGCTCGTTCCGGGCTTTGGCGCACCTGGGATCATTGGGACATTAGCTTTCGTTTTATATTTTTTCGGAAACTCAGTGGCTGGGTTTGCCGGATCAGAAACTTGGCTGTTGTTCATAATTGGACTTGTCATGCTTGTGCTGGAGCTGTTCGTGCCGAGCTTTGGTATATTGGGGTTACTCGGTTCAGTGAGTCTTGTAGCAGGTGTCGTACGAGCCGCATACAGCTTTACGCATGCATTGTTTAGTCTGGGTATCGCATTCGCAGCGGCGACTGTAGTCATTGTAATTGTGGCTGTCGCTTTTAAAGAACGCGGAATTTGGAATAGGTTTATTTTGAGGGATACGCTCACCAAAGATCAGGGCTTTGTACCCGTTGAAGAGAAGATAAGCTTAGTTGGAGCTATAGGGAACAGTATTACTCCGCTTCGTCCTTCTGGAACGGTTATGATTGGCGGCGAACGCGTAGATGTCGTTACAGAAGGTAGCTTTATTAGCGTCAACGCACCGGTCACTGTTATAAAAGTTGAGGGTGGACGGATTGTGGTGAAGGAAGTTAAGGAATAA
- the rpsU gene encoding 30S ribosomal protein S21 — MSETKVRKNETIDAALRRFKRSIAKDGVLAEVKKRKHYEKPSVKKKLKSEAARKRKF; from the coding sequence GTGTCTGAAACGAAAGTTCGCAAAAACGAGACAATTGATGCTGCACTTCGTCGCTTTAAACGTTCCATCGCAAAAGATGGTGTCTTGGCTGAGGTGAAGAAACGCAAACATTACGAAAAGCCAAGCGTTAAGAAAAAGCTGAAGTCTGAGGCTGCTCGTAAGAGAAAGTTTTAG
- the yqfD gene encoding sporulation protein YqfD, with amino-acid sequence MKEPPLSSLRGSVTLHVTGPQVERFINVISEAGIVIWDVRPAEGGASLKLLLNDFYVLRPILKKTGCRMHVTGRSGLPFLMARLWKRKFFGIGILVFGITLFMLSTMVWSIRVEGNDKIASEDILAAARQEGVYPFQWIWRLNEPDKLSKGLLAHLPGVSWIGLQRTGTSIKIQVVESKQPDIKPLLSQRHLISRTDAVVTEIYAEQGRPVVARNSRVKKGDILISGALGDEENVQYVVAKGEVKGLVWHEYNIEVPLTTTNSSYTGERKDRTYLVLGKWAIQLWGYGDSPFENSRTLTEHDPLSWRSIELPLGIMTEKELEVSETSETLTPKAGFEQGIERAKNDILARYGVDSVIKSQKVLHEKKENGKVYMKVIFEVEEKISEELPIVNN; translated from the coding sequence ATGAAGGAACCACCTCTTTCATCACTGCGGGGATCCGTTACGCTGCATGTGACGGGACCTCAGGTGGAGAGATTCATTAATGTCATCTCTGAAGCAGGTATAGTGATTTGGGATGTGAGGCCCGCTGAGGGCGGCGCTTCCCTTAAGCTGCTTCTAAATGATTTTTATGTCCTCCGTCCGATTTTAAAGAAGACAGGCTGTCGTATGCACGTTACTGGAAGAAGTGGATTACCATTTCTAATGGCGCGGCTGTGGAAACGTAAATTTTTTGGCATAGGAATATTGGTATTTGGGATTACGCTCTTTATGTTATCTACTATGGTATGGAGCATCAGAGTTGAAGGAAATGACAAGATTGCCTCTGAGGATATATTGGCAGCTGCTCGCCAGGAGGGTGTTTATCCTTTTCAGTGGATATGGCGTCTGAATGAGCCGGACAAGCTCTCTAAGGGGCTCCTGGCCCATTTACCGGGGGTTTCATGGATAGGGCTGCAGCGGACGGGGACGAGCATTAAAATCCAGGTTGTAGAGTCTAAACAGCCGGATATCAAACCTTTGCTTAGCCAGCGACATTTGATTAGCAGAACAGATGCGGTGGTAACTGAAATATATGCGGAGCAGGGCAGGCCGGTTGTAGCTCGTAACTCGCGGGTTAAAAAAGGAGATATTCTGATCTCGGGTGCTCTTGGCGACGAAGAGAATGTACAGTACGTGGTAGCTAAAGGTGAGGTTAAGGGCCTAGTATGGCATGAATACAATATAGAGGTACCTCTTACAACAACGAACAGCTCATATACGGGAGAGCGTAAGGATCGAACCTATCTGGTGCTTGGCAAATGGGCCATACAGCTGTGGGGTTATGGCGATTCTCCATTCGAGAATTCAAGAACGCTCACTGAGCATGATCCGCTGTCTTGGCGGTCCATAGAGTTGCCCCTAGGCATAATGACTGAGAAAGAATTAGAGGTTAGTGAAACGAGTGAGACATTGACTCCTAAGGCAGGATTTGAACAAGGAATAGAGCGAGCGAAGAATGATATTTTAGCGCGTTATGGTGTTGATAGCGTCATCAAAAGTCAAAAAGTTTTGCATGAGAAGAAAGAGAATGGTAAAGTTTATATGAAAGTGATCTTTGAAGTAGAAGAGAAAATTTCCGAAGAACTGCCAATAGTAAACAATTGA
- a CDS encoding AAA family ATPase, translating to MKPILLKVAGLQSYREMQEIDFESLCETGLFGIFGPTGSGKSSLLDAITLAMYGKVERAVNGTQGIMNHSEDTLQVSFTFELTSSAGAHRYRVERKFKRTGEQTVSNTISRFIEVTPDGDNVLADKLADVTRCVEEHIGLKMDDFTRAVVLPQGKFAEFLSLRGVDRRQMLQRLFHLEQYGDQLAIKLSRRVKENEAALRALEAEQQGLGSAGKEDVKAAAERLEQATLYAAECRRKLTAALQVSERFARIRELQEERTRRELQRQGLLSKEGEILLLEQKLGQADEAEARLPALKAWRSAEEAFKSRLARAEGQEVLAAAAEQEAARAAAAAAAAQAALAAEEPALREGAGTYRRALELESELGALRRELAALRERREEASRKLAELREGMARERELLAKGQKRQQELQLSLQPLGVRSQERQSLQEAMQRLQGLHSAESQWDKAEKERRERAAALAAAQARLAEAEGRREQQEASRGQLIREAALHQEELLATEEAARAAAESLEQHVSSLEAAMKDQELHRLSLALAKELEEGQPCPVCGSEHHPAPALLQDSLEQQELEMKLQQVRALSRRALEARHLFRGLREQDQVWLEQVFGNEVIEAANHPAAAGSEVSDAVAPSADLIIPDEEALSALETELLALKGRSGELRRTAVQWQQSMQDVQQLCLKEAAGVDGERSWVEGITAKAEELSAQLKALRENWVQQFPNLAPGEVEQAYRELVAKDAQAEEIRSRLDISVKFLEEKSASVQNLQDTIIGLDKELAQWITQIEGKEELQREKDQRLLEWTNGRAAATLLAECEGRLQELLTAVETNKQLHLTAAEKAQYQIKEAAIARQSAESAREHYATAASQWEQSLASSPFRSAAEVEGAALTPEEREIASSRVRAHRAEEAEVSLQLRNIEEKLDGASLSEEEWQISQGTLRESKAEDEMALQARARAERDLEDLRHRHIRWMELEAKRLEHASLQDQLSKLQTVLRGNAFVEYIAEEQLMQVCQSASQRLRFLSKQRYALEVDSGGGFVIRDDGNGGVRRPVSTLSGGETFLTSLSLALALSAQIQLRGQYQLQFFFLDEGFGTLDPDLLDTVITSLERLHNDQLSVGIISHVPELRARLPRKLVVVPAEQGGGGSRILLEKM from the coding sequence GTGAAGCCTATTCTATTAAAAGTAGCAGGACTACAAAGTTATAGAGAAATGCAGGAAATAGATTTTGAAAGTTTATGTGAGACCGGTTTGTTTGGAATCTTTGGACCAACAGGGAGCGGCAAGTCTAGTTTGCTAGATGCTATTACTTTGGCGATGTACGGGAAAGTGGAACGTGCCGTTAACGGAACGCAGGGGATTATGAATCATTCTGAAGACACGCTACAAGTCTCTTTCACCTTTGAGCTTACTTCCTCTGCTGGGGCACATCGTTACCGTGTTGAGCGTAAGTTTAAGCGTACAGGGGAGCAAACCGTAAGTAACACGATTAGCCGTTTTATTGAAGTCACACCTGATGGGGATAACGTTCTGGCGGACAAGCTTGCGGATGTTACGCGCTGTGTGGAGGAGCATATTGGTCTAAAAATGGATGACTTCACGCGGGCGGTTGTATTGCCGCAGGGGAAATTTGCTGAATTCTTATCGCTTCGTGGCGTAGATCGCCGGCAAATGCTGCAGCGCCTGTTCCATCTGGAACAGTATGGCGATCAGCTTGCCATCAAGCTTAGCCGCCGAGTGAAGGAGAATGAGGCTGCGCTCCGCGCGCTCGAAGCTGAGCAACAGGGTCTTGGCAGCGCAGGCAAAGAGGATGTAAAGGCAGCGGCGGAGCGCCTCGAACAGGCAACCCTCTATGCTGCGGAATGCCGCCGGAAGCTTACGGCGGCGCTGCAGGTCTCGGAGCGTTTCGCGCGTATTCGCGAGCTCCAAGAGGAACGGACCCGCCGCGAGCTGCAGCGGCAGGGGCTGCTCTCCAAGGAGGGGGAGATTCTCCTCCTTGAACAGAAGCTCGGCCAAGCTGACGAGGCCGAGGCAAGGCTTCCCGCGCTTAAAGCATGGCGCAGCGCGGAAGAAGCCTTTAAGAGCCGATTGGCCCGCGCGGAGGGCCAAGAGGTGCTGGCCGCCGCCGCCGAGCAGGAGGCGGCGCGTGCCGCTGCCGCCGCGGCTGCTGCGCAGGCCGCGCTTGCGGCGGAAGAGCCGGCCCTCCGGGAGGGGGCCGGCACCTACCGCCGCGCGCTCGAGCTCGAGTCCGAGCTCGGGGCGCTACGGCGCGAACTCGCGGCTCTGCGCGAGCGCCGCGAAGAGGCCTCCCGCAAGCTAGCGGAGCTGCGGGAGGGCATGGCTCGGGAGCGTGAGCTTTTGGCCAAGGGCCAAAAGCGCCAGCAAGAGCTGCAGCTGAGCCTGCAGCCGCTCGGTGTCCGCTCCCAGGAGCGGCAGTCTCTGCAAGAAGCGATGCAGAGACTGCAAGGGCTGCACTCCGCCGAATCCCAATGGGATAAGGCGGAGAAGGAGCGCCGCGAGCGTGCCGCTGCACTCGCGGCTGCGCAGGCGCGACTCGCGGAGGCCGAGGGCCGTCGCGAGCAGCAGGAAGCTTCTCGCGGGCAACTGATCCGCGAGGCGGCGCTGCATCAAGAGGAGCTGCTGGCAACAGAAGAAGCTGCGCGTGCCGCCGCGGAGAGCCTGGAGCAACATGTCAGTTCTTTGGAAGCTGCTATGAAGGATCAAGAGCTTCACAGACTGTCGCTTGCGCTCGCTAAGGAGCTGGAAGAAGGACAACCTTGCCCTGTATGCGGCAGCGAGCATCATCCTGCTCCAGCATTATTGCAGGATAGCTTAGAGCAACAGGAACTGGAAATGAAGCTTCAGCAAGTCCGGGCATTGTCGAGACGGGCTTTGGAAGCTCGTCATTTGTTCCGAGGCCTTCGTGAACAGGATCAAGTATGGCTGGAGCAGGTATTTGGAAATGAAGTCATCGAAGCGGCAAATCACCCTGCAGCCGCAGGTTCAGAAGTAAGCGATGCAGTTGCCCCTTCCGCCGATTTAATCATTCCGGATGAAGAAGCCTTGTCAGCACTTGAGACTGAACTTTTGGCATTAAAAGGTCGGTCAGGTGAACTGCGCCGTACTGCGGTACAGTGGCAGCAATCGATGCAGGACGTTCAGCAGCTATGCCTCAAAGAAGCAGCTGGTGTCGATGGTGAACGGAGCTGGGTAGAAGGAATTACGGCCAAAGCTGAGGAACTCAGCGCCCAGCTAAAGGCTCTGCGGGAGAACTGGGTACAACAGTTCCCTAACCTGGCACCGGGTGAGGTAGAACAAGCTTACCGTGAGCTGGTCGCGAAGGATGCACAAGCCGAAGAAATTAGATCGCGTCTTGATATCAGCGTCAAATTTCTGGAGGAGAAAAGCGCTTCTGTGCAGAACCTTCAGGACACCATTATAGGGCTGGATAAAGAGCTAGCTCAGTGGATCACACAGATCGAAGGTAAAGAAGAATTGCAGCGTGAAAAAGATCAGCGTCTACTTGAGTGGACGAATGGTCGTGCTGCTGCTACGCTTCTAGCGGAGTGTGAAGGCCGTCTACAGGAATTGTTGACTGCTGTGGAGACAAACAAGCAATTACATCTTACCGCGGCGGAAAAGGCCCAGTATCAGATTAAAGAGGCAGCTATCGCTCGCCAGTCCGCAGAATCAGCGCGTGAACATTATGCAACTGCAGCCAGCCAGTGGGAACAAAGCTTGGCGTCTTCACCGTTTCGTTCAGCTGCTGAGGTTGAAGGAGCAGCTCTTACACCTGAAGAACGGGAAATAGCCTCTTCCCGGGTGCGTGCTCACCGTGCTGAAGAAGCTGAGGTCTCTTTGCAATTGCGTAACATTGAAGAGAAGCTTGACGGAGCCAGCTTAAGTGAAGAGGAATGGCAAATAAGCCAGGGGACCTTAAGAGAAAGTAAAGCTGAGGATGAAATGGCCCTTCAGGCAAGAGCACGTGCTGAGCGTGATTTGGAGGATCTGCGGCATCGGCATATTCGCTGGATGGAGCTCGAGGCCAAGCGGCTTGAACATGCCTCTCTACAAGATCAACTATCCAAGCTGCAGACGGTCTTACGTGGGAATGCCTTTGTTGAGTATATTGCCGAGGAGCAATTGATGCAGGTGTGCCAGTCCGCTTCCCAGCGGCTTCGTTTCCTAAGCAAGCAGCGTTATGCGCTAGAGGTTGATTCGGGTGGTGGCTTTGTGATCCGTGATGACGGGAACGGTGGGGTGAGAAGACCTGTCTCAACACTGTCTGGTGGAGAGACCTTCCTCACATCCCTTTCACTGGCACTTGCTCTTTCAGCTCAGATCCAGCTTCGGGGACAATATCAGTTGCAGTTCTTTTTTCTGGATGAAGGCTTTGGTACGCTCGACCCTGATCTGCTGGATACAGTAATCACATCACTTGAAAGATTGCATAATGACCAGCTGTCAGTCGGTATTATCAGCCACGTTCCAGAGCTGCGTGCACGGTTGCCGCGCAAGCTGGTAGTAGTTCCTGCTGAACAAGGTGGAGGGGGATCTCGTATCCTTTTGGAAAAAATGTGA
- a CDS encoding histidine triad nucleotide-binding protein, which yields METVFSKIIEGTIPSKKVFENERILAFYDIEPAAPVHVLIIPKKFIASMNDVTPEDLPLIAEIHSVAQQIAIDLGIAESGYRLINNCGPDSGQAVPHLHYHLLGGAKLGALTGISASHA from the coding sequence ATGGAGACCGTGTTTAGCAAAATTATTGAGGGTACTATTCCTTCCAAAAAAGTATTTGAGAACGAGCGTATTCTTGCTTTCTACGACATCGAGCCGGCTGCACCGGTACATGTGTTAATCATTCCTAAGAAGTTCATTGCTTCCATGAATGATGTCACACCTGAGGATCTTCCGCTGATTGCTGAAATTCACAGTGTAGCGCAACAGATCGCTATCGATCTTGGGATTGCCGAGTCTGGTTATCGTTTGATCAATAATTGTGGTCCTGATAGTGGACAAGCTGTGCCTCATCTTCATTATCACTTGCTTGGTGGGGCCAAGCTGGGAGCCCTTACAGGAATCTCGGCTTCTCACGCATAG
- a CDS encoding PhoH family protein, which yields MSEQTASIRITLQNAGEAQSLFGPQDGFLKIIESEIPAIIDSREAELTIRGAEREVDMLGQLFNVLLSLIRSGYILTERDMQYAVELAKDFRVDQLLDLFKGEITTTFRGKPIRVKTIGQKHYVTTIKKRDIVFGIGPAGTGKTYLAVVLAVTALKEGSVKRIVLTRPAVEAGESLGFLPGDLQEKVDPYLRPLYDALYDVMGPDQVAKALERGLIEIAPLAYMRGRTLDDSFIILDEAQNTTPEQMKMFLTRLGFGSKMVITGDVTQIDLPRGKKSGLIEAKAILSGIEELGFVYFAEQDVVRHSLVQKIIVAYDRSAENLQ from the coding sequence TTGTCAGAACAGACTGCAAGCATTCGTATAACTTTGCAAAATGCGGGAGAAGCGCAATCGCTGTTCGGCCCGCAGGATGGATTCCTAAAAATCATCGAGAGTGAAATTCCCGCTATTATTGATTCCCGTGAAGCAGAGTTAACGATACGTGGTGCGGAGCGGGAAGTAGACATGCTGGGACAATTGTTTAATGTGCTGCTGTCCCTCATTCGGAGCGGTTACATACTTACTGAACGTGACATGCAGTACGCTGTAGAGCTGGCGAAAGACTTTCGAGTCGATCAATTGCTCGATTTGTTCAAGGGAGAAATTACAACAACTTTTCGTGGAAAGCCTATCCGGGTCAAAACGATTGGCCAGAAGCATTATGTGACAACGATCAAGAAGCGTGATATTGTATTCGGAATCGGTCCTGCAGGAACGGGGAAGACCTACTTGGCAGTAGTGCTTGCAGTTACGGCACTAAAAGAAGGTTCTGTTAAGCGTATCGTCCTTACGCGCCCCGCAGTAGAAGCAGGAGAGAGTCTAGGGTTCCTTCCAGGGGATTTGCAAGAAAAGGTAGATCCATACCTCCGTCCGTTATATGACGCCTTATACGACGTTATGGGGCCCGATCAGGTGGCTAAGGCGCTTGAACGGGGATTAATTGAAATTGCTCCGCTCGCTTATATGCGTGGGCGTACGCTGGATGATTCATTTATCATCTTAGATGAAGCACAGAATACAACGCCTGAGCAAATGAAAATGTTTTTGACTCGACTCGGCTTCGGGTCCAAAATGGTGATTACGGGTGACGTTACCCAGATTGACCTGCCTCGCGGCAAGAAATCCGGTTTGATTGAGGCCAAAGCGATTTTATCCGGCATAGAAGAACTTGGCTTTGTCTATTTTGCGGAGCAGGATGTAGTACGGCATTCCCTGGTGCAGAAAATTATCGTTGCCTATGACCGCTCTGCCGAAAACCTCCAATAA
- a CDS encoding GatB/YqeY domain-containing protein, whose amino-acid sequence MNLSERLNEDMKQAMKSKDKFTLSTIRMVRSTIKYLEIDLKRTLDDNEVLDILSREIKQRKDALQEFESAGRDELAASTKAEIEIIIKYLPEQLSEEEIKAIVQQTIQETGASSKSEMGKVMSALMPKVKGRADGKLVNQAVLQFLQ is encoded by the coding sequence ATGAATCTTAGCGAGAGATTGAACGAAGATATGAAGCAAGCGATGAAGAGTAAGGACAAGTTCACGCTCTCCACGATTCGAATGGTTCGTTCTACAATAAAGTATCTTGAAATAGATTTGAAGAGAACATTGGACGACAACGAAGTGCTTGATATCCTTAGTCGTGAAATCAAACAGCGCAAAGATGCCCTCCAAGAATTTGAATCAGCGGGTCGCGACGAGCTTGCCGCGAGTACGAAGGCAGAAATCGAGATTATTATTAAGTATCTTCCCGAGCAACTTTCCGAAGAAGAAATTAAAGCAATTGTACAGCAGACCATCCAGGAAACCGGTGCTTCTTCGAAAAGTGAAATGGGTAAGGTCATGAGCGCACTGATGCCTAAGGTCAAAGGTCGCGCCGATGGTAAACTCGTGAACCAAGCGGTTCTGCAATTTCTGCAATAA